One genomic region from Pyrobaculum islandicum DSM 4184 encodes:
- a CDS encoding glycosyltransferase family 2 protein, translating to MCITVVLPVLNEAEALPKVVEELRAAGFNNILVVDGGSTDGSVEVAKRLGVRVISQMGRGKGMAVRTALMYVDTPYVAFLDADYTYPAEDLKKLLPLLRHYDVVLGARRGEMPLIYRLGNKALGWLFRLLFGVDIRDPLTGMYAARTEVLRDAALEARGFDLEVDLLAKALANGARVAEVEIGYRRRVGKKKLKPWHGLSIALKSLSLAYRLNPTLSLSLLGSFLLVPGVALGSWVAYRFFYQGVPHYMLGLFSLILIMLGALSIALLPLATAVLRLQAAVRRRDLRLPTDCLPPLPEPTPLATPALAKSEGGETETPLLHVGRGLVLSFMALLATAAYYLGVGDTTTANKLAEWAYYALAGAVVALLIDAAVVSRREQRESQTLGSHG from the coding sequence GTGTGTATAACTGTTGTACTTCCAGTTTTAAACGAAGCTGAAGCGCTCCCAAAGGTAGTGGAGGAGCTTAGGGCGGCTGGCTTTAACAATATCTTAGTGGTAGACGGAGGCTCCACAGACGGTAGCGTCGAGGTGGCGAAGAGACTCGGCGTTAGAGTCATCAGCCAGATGGGGAGGGGTAAGGGGATGGCGGTGAGGACGGCCCTTATGTACGTCGACACTCCCTATGTCGCTTTTCTAGACGCCGACTATACCTACCCGGCGGAGGACCTCAAAAAGCTGTTGCCCCTCCTCCGCCATTACGACGTCGTCCTCGGCGCGAGACGTGGAGAGATGCCCCTGATATATAGGCTGGGAAACAAGGCCTTGGGCTGGCTATTCCGGCTTCTCTTCGGCGTAGACATAAGAGATCCTCTCACCGGCATGTACGCCGCCAGGACAGAGGTACTTAGAGATGCCGCTCTTGAGGCCAGAGGCTTCGATCTAGAGGTGGACCTCTTGGCGAAGGCGCTTGCAAATGGCGCCAGAGTGGCCGAAGTGGAGATTGGGTACAGGAGGAGGGTTGGTAAGAAGAAGCTCAAGCCTTGGCACGGGCTTTCCATCGCGCTAAAATCCCTCTCGCTTGCCTACCGACTAAACCCCACCCTGTCCCTCTCCCTCCTCGGCTCGTTTCTTCTCGTACCTGGAGTTGCCCTGGGGTCGTGGGTGGCATATAGGTTCTTCTACCAGGGAGTTCCCCACTACATGTTGGGTCTCTTCTCTCTAATCCTCATAATGCTTGGCGCTCTGTCTATTGCATTGCTCCCCCTAGCCACAGCCGTGTTGAGACTTCAAGCCGCCGTGAGGAGGAGAGATCTGCGCCTCCCCACGGACTGTCTCCCGCCCTTGCCCGAGCCTACGCCGCTGGCGACGCCGGCCTTAGCTAAGTCGGAGGGGGGCGAGACAGAGACGCCGCTTCTCCACGTGGGCAGGGGGCTTGTTCTATCCTTCATGGCGCTTTTGGCAACAGCAGCCTATTACCTCGGGGTTGGAGACACCACGACTGCAAATAAGCTGGCTGAGTGGGCCTACTACGCCCTGGCGGGCGCCGTCGTTGCTCTGCTTATAGACGCCGCGGTGGTCAGCCGCCGTGAACAGCGAGAAAGTCAGACATTGGGAAGTCATGGATAA